In Macadamia integrifolia cultivar HAES 741 unplaced genomic scaffold, SCU_Mint_v3 scaffold1409, whole genome shotgun sequence, the DNA window GGAGAGAATTCAAATCATTGATGATCAGAATGTGATcgaaaatcaaacaattcaaATTGAAATGGAGTCACATAATTGGTTGACTCTAATTTCCATTATGAAGCGGTGCAGCGGAGTGGGAATGAGAGGCTGATCTGACTTGGACTGGACGTCTTTATCCAATTCGATTATAAAATGCAgcatagatgatgaagatgtTGCTTAGAGATCTCCCACTTAATGGGCACGTGGCATAAAAAAATCCTTTGAACAAACCGAGGGAGGAGCGGAAGGAGAGCTGgagaatcttcttcttttccacaTTTCGATTGCATAGTTATGGTGTCATGTTCATCTGGGTATGAGCTTTTAACGAAGTGGCAGGCAGTTGGTCTAGTGTAAGTATAGAGAAGATTGCTAATTAAATCCGCCTACAACTTTGAAGATTACCTATCAGATCTCTAATCTGGcgtcaataaataaaaaaaaaaataatgtttccCTCCTGGTTTGGAAGTGGAAGCCAGTGAACGAGTCAAGGTCTGGGTTCACTTTAATAATTGGCTTtgtcaataaaaaaacaaaacgaaTAAAAGGATATACAGCTAGCCTAGTTATAGCAGAccgtttttttccttttgcacATGGGGATGAAAGGTCCCATTAAACTATTAAAATAGGTAGATAATAATAGACATACAGGGAAGGGAATATGAACTTTTTGCACATATTTCATTACCTTAGGCAAACTAAAAGAGGGTGCTTGGTCTTAACAATTTTAAGGGAAAGCAGTTAgcttttctcctcttttattGCAACGACTTTCCTTCCATCTGCTGATTATTACATATAGCATCATCATGAAAGCATTCCCTCTTTCTATCAATATGTCAGAATGCTGCTGGTAACGGCTTGCCTTCAAGAAATGCATTGAACAACACAAGTGATCTCTCTGGTTGTGAAAATGGAGCTGTGTGAGAAGCTCCTCTAATGGTGGCAAAGGATAGGATATCACCATACACTTCTGTCCATCCACCAACCTGGAAAAATCAAATGAACATGATAAGTATGAGAAAAAATTTCTCATGGaattaagtgattgaagaaatcaaatgaaacccaaCTGGGAAATTCAGAAAATATTTGGAAGTTATTCCATTTATAACCAATAGACTGACCTGTTTTTGTGAAATCCAAACTCTATAAGCCACAGTAGTGTTTAGTCCCAATTCATTTCCCAATCCTTGGACCAATGACCGGCTCCCTATAAATGGTATTACAGAATCCTGATCTCCACTGTGATTGATTGAGATGAAATATATAATTAGCTCTTGGCAAACATTTAATTATGTCATCGAGTGTGAGTGAAATCATCAATGTTAATCCTTGGttagaaaatgaaaacaaaagcaCTCACTAATTCAAAGTATTCTAAGGAGTGTTTTTGTATTTCCTCCCAAAAGACTTTTGGCTTATCTCATGCTAGCTAAACTAGCAGTACTGGATAGAATATTGATGAAACTGATAACGAGAATCAATGTAAGTATGAAATCAAGCCTGAGAACTTACCTGTAAACCATGACCCGAATCCCAGATCTGATTAGTGAGCTCAGGGTAGGAATTGTTGATGCCTCTAAATTAAGCATCTGATAGTGAAGAACCCTAGAAAGAACAGATTTTAGAAAACATTTAACTTATAACAATTAAATGAATTAAAGCATCAAATGAGATTGTAAACAGCTTTTCATTTAAATCTATTCTGCTTTGTGCACATATAAGGGAGGAGATACATACTCACTGCAAGGACTCCAACTGGTGACACCCACAAGGCGGGCATGGAGAGCCTCTTTTACGTCGTTCCGGTTTAAATAGTTCTGTGCTTCATCTTGGACACAGACATCTAGTTTACCATCATATTGCTGCAAGATCAAATAGCCAGAGTCAAAATGGGAAAGGAAACAGAGTAATAAACAATGTTAAACGAATATTTCAAGGAAAAAATTTATAGGGTTAACCTCACCGGGCGAGTAAGAGCCTTCGACTGTGACTGAAGGGAAGATAAACAGACATCAAGTGTGACATCATATGAGTCAATGTATCTACTGGTTTCTCTGTTGGCCTGGCTTGCCACTGCCTCACAATCAAGGGAAACAATACCTCTAAAAGACTCACTCGCTAATCGAGAGCTGTTACAAACTGTAGTCAGGGCTACATATGTTGAGTCTGATATCAACCCATGTGACCAGGAAAATAGATCCTCTGAATTGAAGTCAGTTACATATTCCAAAAGAGGATTACCCAACTGAAATGGAGAGAGAATCCTACTATTCAGCTCAAGCAATATCATTGGGGAAAGATAATAAAGATAGTATTAACCATGTAAGTAAATTATCTAAGTTTTTAACTCACAGCTATGCCTTTCAGATTGAacaatttttccttcttgttgAACTGAACAATGAGAAGGGCGAGTTGTGGAACATAATGACCTGGTGatagaaataaattgaaaaggTTATCTCCACTATTACTTGGTTTGATCACAAGAAAAGTGATTATATAAACAGTACCAGCATAGCTTTCTCCAGTGATGAAGAAATCTCTGCCCTTATATTCCGGAAACTTGACAAACCAGCGCCGTAGGAACATAAGATTGTCTTCGGCTTAATAACACAAAGAAAACAATATCTTAGAAGCTTTAAGATGCATAGATATAACATGAAATCTCACAACAAACAGTAACATGTCCAGACAGAAATGGGATTTCATGCCTTTAGCTCAACAAAAATTCCAAAACTCATTAGATCTTCCATGGATCAACTGGTTGGAGgaaatttcattaatttataaattttttcatAAAGAAGTTTTGTATAAGATTTGACAGAAGATGAAATGTACCAGTCATCTTGTCATCCACCATTGTATAGTAGGAAGCATTGGTAGAATAAGAGAAGCCAACCCCTGCTGGTGTCTCTAAGTATAACATGTTTGCTTCTGTACATAAATCAAAGTAAGAgaaaatcaattcaattctttAGTTTGGTTCTTCTTCTGCCTATAAACTAAATCAACACAGACACCCGAAACAGAAAGAATGAATTTTTGAGACCTCGGTTCCAGCTATATTGATTTCTTTCTCCGCTTGGTCTAAAAGGTCCATGCTCAGAAAATGCCCCTAAACCAACAGAAGAACAACCAGGCcctgaaacaaaatcaaacccaGAAAATATTGATCATGATTTCACacttaattttcaaatttttgacaTCCAGATGATCAAGTGAACAGGGAAAGGGAAGCTCCATCCTACCTCCATTCAACCAAAGAACCACAGGCTTTGAAGCTGGCTCTGTTTCTGCCTCAACAAAGTAATAGAATAGAGCTCTCTCTTGCTTTTCATCCACAGTAATGTATCCTGAGAACTGCTGGAAGCTGACCTTCGGTTGCCCTGGCAATTCATTGATTTTGTCCGCCTTTGAGTCTAGGATCTCAGCTGATGTACATAGTTGCAGGAAAACTGCAACAATTGCTGCAATGGTTACCGATGAAAGGAAATTCATGATTTCAGACTTTTTTCAGTATCCAAACACACTCTCAAaggaagagagacagagagacacaCTGTGATACTTTTCTTTGCTTGGAACATTGCATTTTGAAGGATTAGGATTATCGAATGACTGAGAGAAGGCACACGCGTGTGTTTTTTCACTTTCACTCTTCCTGCATTCCTGGCGTCATTCTTCACTTTGTTGACTTGTAATTTGTTCCCATTCTAATGGCCCATGATTGATTGTAGGCAAGGCCCAAGCCCAAGGCCCACACCATGTCCATAAGACGCCATACAAAGCCACTATTTTGGAATATCTAGTAAGGGGCATGTTTTGAGGAATCAGTAGGGGATCGGGAAGTCGAACGATTCAAATCGGTTGACTCCGATTTCGATTAATTCCCAGTTATAGAGCGGTGCTGCGGAGCGGGCATGAGAGATCTAGAGCGGCcaattttatcaaaatttgaatttaaattgaAGCATGTGTGGTGAACATCAGAGATCACCCGCATGATGGATCCTGcttggagtttttttttccattgtgaTTCTTTATTAATTGGGGTCAAGATTATCGTATCACCTGtttaaatgaaaaacataatgtTAATGTAGAAATACTAGTCTTTATGAACTAAAAAAACTTCTTCCGTCTTTAATTTTCAAAGTAAtaattttctttaatgaggAAAATTTTTCTAAGTAAATGACATAGAAGAGCACCCCCATTAAATGTAATGAAAAAGTTTTGTaaattaaaagataaaatattttatttatttatttattatttttaaagaaCTATCCAAGAAATCTTTACTCCCAGACAAGATGGTAGAGCTGGATTCACGACAAAAATATTATTTCATATGAGACGcaaagagataaaagaaaagatgCTGCTTTTTCCGTCTCCATAAGAGTGCATCCTTAGCTTTGGTGCCGTCTATATTTTATCAACAACTCAATCCTTCCACATCTGCTTTCATCCAGCCATGGTATGAATGCATAATTGACTTAATAGCAGATCCCCTCAAGTCGCCAACCAAAATAGACGTAATGTCACAATGTGACAGAAATAAGAAAGTGGAGGTCTGTTGGATGGGATCTTTTTTCCAGTCAAAAGAGATGGCACCAATATCAAGATTCCTATTCTTAGAAGACTAATGTCTTTAGTGTTGGCTTTCCTCCACTCTAGGCaacatataaataataataatattgagGATGCACCTTTTAACACTATTTTTAAGAGAGTCCCAGCATTATTGAAGTTATGTTATTAACAGGTGGGTTTGTTTCTCTTGTTGGTATGTTTTTAGTGAGAGTTGAAGCTGCATTTTAATTTCCTTTGTGGACAAAGCTTTCTAGTTTTTGTTCCCAAATGTTTTGACAGAGAGAAATTTTCACTTTTATGATTGAAACGTATTATGATAAAAATATGCAATCGGAAAAGTCAAACGAACCAAATGGGTTGTAAGATCACGATATACAGGGCCAACTATACGACCTAAGTCCTATAAGGTCATCCACCCAACCTGAAGTAGGTTCCAAAGTCGGAAACCAACCTACCAATGTCGCCAAAGGGACTTTAGTAGTCGAACAAACCTAACTACATTAGGTCCTTAGCTGAACGGCAGGTCCCAAGTACTCACCAAACGGACAGCTGGCACACAGCTCGTCGCCCGGGATAGGTAGCTCAGCAATCAGGCAGCTCAGTCTAAGATTCCAATGGATCATCTCCACCGAGATATGCCCAAAAAAGCTTACCAAGCCTAGATTGTGGGCCACAAAATACGAGACAATCTTAGTCTGCAAAGGACTCTAAGCAAAATATTGAATCTTCTCTACAAGGAAGGGTATCTCACCGTATGCCCCGGAATATGATCAATACTAGGAGTTCCTATAATGGCAACATCCTCCATATTCACTTTCTTGTTACAACTCTTTCTATGCTTAGACTCCTTTCTGAAGAGGAAGCTACCAAAGTGAGACTCCCACCCATCTTTAGCTATAAAAACCCAGATAAACCTCTTTTCAGGGGATTGACCTTTTTCCATTCTAATTGAAATTATCTGTTTGCTCAGAAGGCTGACTTAGGCAGTGGAGAGTCCCCCGCTAGATCATCCCAGTACTCACGCTCTTGTGTTTGTTCCTCTTTGAAGGACATGAAAGTAGCCTAGGACGATTTTTTGCCGCACAAATTGGAACCATCTGTGGGAAACACTACTAATCAAGCCATTTGCTCAAAGCATGAATTTACACAGTGGATGATCACTGTCTCCTCCCCCCATAGCACAGGGAGGATAAGGGAACCGAGAGGGTCCACCCGCAGGACAAGCAAATGTCAAGAATTCGCTACCAGGGAAAGCTAACGCTGAAAACCCTCTAGCGGGATAGCTGAACTTCGAAGGCCTTTCTCCGCCAGTAATCCATACTGGCTCATCTCATCCACAGCTAGTGGAGAACCGCCCTGGGACCAATGGCCAAGCTCGACAAATGGGAGGGGGCTTACCTCCTCCATCGGTCACACAGTTGAACCCCGGGGGACCGACAACAACATGTAGATAAATGACTTGCAAATAAAGTTACTGGAGACCAACGACATGGTTCAAAGATTCATCCGCTAGTTCGGGTCAACTCCTTCCCAAAAGGGATTACCTATCTTACAGCCAAAAAATAGGCAACACCCAGAACTGGCGGCCAACCGATGTAAGAAGAGTATATCCTGCTAACGGATGACGTTTGAACCCCGGGTGAGCCGGTTGACAAAGAGACGAAGGAAGTCACACAGACCACCTGAATAGGCATCGACATTGCGAGCCTCAACCCTCCATAACCATAACGGCCACTAACAGGCACACACAAGGCAACAATAAGAGGGGCCAATTGGTGGAGATACGAACTCCACGTGAGTCCGCTCGAAGATCTAAATCATGGACCCTAAGCGCCCCGCACAGGACCAATCCCCCGAGGGGAGACAGTGATAGAAGGGCCAATCTACAACCGAGAGCTAATCCTAGGAAAGCAAGTCATTCCAGACTAGGATCCCCACGAGACTTTGTGCGGGGACATGGGGTTGAGTAGTAGAGTGAATGAGAACTACCCCAAAGAAGCCCGTGTTGCATGCCAAAAAGGCCTCGCAGCCCCAGGGTCCCACATGAAGATATGTTTGACCATGGACAATGTTGAAGATCGAGTAATGATCACGAGAGACGTCGATCTCCCAAAGAATCCAGAAACTCCAGGGCCGATCAAACAGGTCCCCTCCCTTCGAAGGCTGCTTGTGCCCATAAGGAGATGAGTTTGGAATGTTGCATTTACGAACTAGACGAGAGAATGAACAACATGAAGAAAGACACAATAGGAGTGTCGAACGTCCCTACACATAATTGTCTATCAGTTAAACTCTAGAATGCTGAGCTCCCTAGAAAATTCAAAACACCCACCTTCATTCTGTATGATGAGATGACCAACCAGATGGACCACCTTTGGCATTACAACACAATAATGTCCATCTAGACCTACTCGAATGTAACCCTCTACTGAGCATTCCTTGCCACACTCAAGGGAGCGACGCTGAAGTGGTATTCTACCCAAAGCCTCGATCGATCCACAACTACGACCAGTTAGGAATCGCCTTTATCTCTATATTGTAGACTAGCATTTGACAGCAAAAGAATATGCATAGCTTGTTTTGCGTCAGGAAGTGACGGGATAAATCACTTTGTTACTATATCACCCACTACACTGAAGCAACCATAGCAAGATGACACACCCTTCAATGCACTTTACCGGGGAATAAGCCATGAGGAGGTAATCAATTCCTTGCCGAAGAAATACCTAGTGAATTTATCAGCACTCCTAGCTAGGTGCAAAAGTATGTGACAGTGGATGAAAATCTAACAACGTGTAAGGAGATGACTCAACCAcctcaagagaagaaaaggggaacTATATGCCCCAAGGACGACAAGCAAGACACAAAAAGAATGAGGGTAACCAGGCCCAAGAACTCATCGCTCACCGAGCTTGACAGAGCACCCTCCAAAGTGTTagaaatcaaagataaaaaatttaTCCACTGGCCCCGTCCAATGTTGTCCAAACCGAAAGATTGCAACCCAAGGAAGTACTTCTGTTTCCATAAGGAAACCAGGCATTACACGAATGACTATCGAGCACTGAAGAAAGAATTGGAGGAGCTAATCAAAGTAGGGCACCTTAAGGAATACCTTAGGTACCCCAAAGCAAATCGAGCAAAACGGAAGGAACCACTGGAGGGTGAGTAGAAGGATGATTCACGTAAAGAAGACGAAGCAGATAAAGGATAGCCGAGCAACCAAAGGCCAGAATACACATACAAGCCAACTAGACCCATTATACATGCCATTCTAAGCAGCAAGAGGAGTGAATCCGTAAGAAAAGCGATGACCCACGCTCTCTTTGTCTATGTTGCAGAGGAACTAGTGAAAGCCACTCAAAAAAGCCCAGTGATCACGTTCTCAGATGAAGATTTACAAGGCCTCAACTGGTCCCATAATGACGCCATCATGGTATAACTAGTGATCGCAAATTGCCCATTTTGTCGAGTTCTAATCGACTTGAGTTCCTCTGTGGATGTTGTCTTACAACGCATACAAGAGCTCAGGTTGGGAGACGATAAGCTCAAATCTACCATAGGACCCCTGTATGGCTTCACTGGAACTGTTGTATACATTGAAGGATGTATTGAGCTGCCTGTAACAATTGAAGATGGCCCCCGCTTGGTGACAACGCTCGTCAACTTCATGAATGTCAAGATGGCTTAAGCTTACAATGCCGTTTTAGGTCGATCGTCCTTAAGCGATTTAGGATCCATAGCCTCAACCAAGCACCTAAAGTTTAAGTTCCCTACGAAGCAAAGAATTGGAGAACATTACTTGAGTCAGAAAGACTTATGGGACTGCTATGATAActttattaaagaaaataaaagcattagGTCACCCTTGGTATGTAGAGTCGAAGCACCGTATGGTCATCCCAAACAAGGAGCACCTAGCTCAAAGAATTAGTGGCAAGACCACTGCTCaattatctattttattttattccgtCTTAGTATTAATTTCAAGTttaaactctctttttttttttttcttaaccaaTATAAATAGAATCTCTTTTCACTGCATTGCAAATGCTTAAAAGACCAACTCTGATGGAAATTAAGCTTGATCTGTACTAATCgggaaaaaaccaaaaaaggtcaaccccaagttggcaaaaaaatcctaatttaaAATGATCAGTAAAATCAAAGACCAACTCCAAGTTGGCAATTAAGCCCGATCTTTAccgatcaaaaaaaaaaacccccaataaAATCAACTTCAATTTGGCAATAAAATCGACTTGTACTAATCAAAAAAAGACTAACCTTGGGTCGGCCAAACTCCGTTGGcgtaaagaaaaaaaaccgaCCTTTTTCGTTCGGGAAGTCATAAGCTAACACCACATGTAGAAACATGGCCATTCATTCAAAGAGAATTTAAAAGGCCAAAAGCAAAAAACATATACACGAGCATTCTAGCCTCAATTGTTTGTCTTGTCATCCTCCGCAACGGTTGTTGATCCTGCAAAGACTTAAGATCGACTTCCAATTGGGTCACCTGTCACTTGGCCTCTTCTTTCTCCACACTTTTGCACTGTAAGGTGAAATCTCCCTCTTGGATACGAGCTTGAGCGGAATCCATATCTGACCGAACACTAGTGAGCTAACCAAGCAACTCTTTCTCCCTATCTGACCATAAGACAACTCTACTCTATGAGCCTCCACCACCATCGCAACCTAGGCTTTGAGAATAGTCAACATCATCTCCAGTCAATAAGATGTTTAATCGTTCGGTCAGAGAGGCGATCTCCTCATCCTTCACCGCAAGGGAAGCATAAAAAGTCTATTTGATCTGACAACTTCTCCACCAGGTCATATGCTACGGTGGCGTatgaaaaaaattacacaagttaaaaaaaaaaaaaaggggaggggaatTGGAGAAAAGGCAACAAAAGAATAACGCTAACTCAAGCAAGAGCTGCCCTCCTCTTTTGGCATAAAACATGCACGAGCATGTTATCCGAGGTCAGACGATCTTCAAAAAAAGTTCAGTAACTAGCCACGAATTCATCTTCAAAGAGCATTGGTCAAAAGGCACGATCCTTAGCCGGTTCTGATCATCCAAGGTTGCACAGTTGCCCCTAGCCTTAGTTGCCTCAATCTATGCAAACTCTTAAGCTATGAACACCTATGCCAAAGAAACAGCACCCCTGGATGATGGGCCATGAGGGGCTGCCCCCTCAAGAGGACTCTCAGTTTCCTTCACCCTGATTGAAGCTCCACCTGACAGGATGGGCCGATTCCTTAAAGGATCCCTTAACCCCACAAATACAGGTAGGTCCTCAATAGGGGGCAAAGAATCATCCTAAGAAGGGTTACCACCTGTGATGGCCTTGAGAGGTGTCAGTTAGGCACTCCATCCCACTGACTAGCATGGGCATTTGATGGAGGGATGATATTCTCAGAACTAGGGAAAACTTTCCTAATGATAGGATGAGAAGCGggtggtgtagacacccaattttgtcacccacccaGGCAGTGATGATACATAGGGAATGATCAAGGATCATGCTTCACATTGGaagggaatctaggcctttggtgACGATCCAGGTAATGGCAGTAACTCGAGAATCAAACCGAAACCCTAATGTAATCTGAAACCCGGAAGTGGCCTAAATCAGCTCAAAACCCTAGTGCAGCATGAACCCTAATCCGGCCTTGGGCCAATTTTGGACCTGACCTTGTGGCACCCAAGTCTAGCATGTTATATATTGATGAATTGATTTTAAGTATTCTCCAATGATTCAAGGATTGCCGGAAAACCCCCCAGTTAGCAAGAGGGCAAAGTCCCTCTTTGTTGCTCttgatatttttcaaaaaaaaaaaaaaaaaaaaggaccttaaaacccacaccattggatagtgcttggaaagaagattctgatgatatatacACATGAAAATTGGACAATCAAATCTCCCAAAATTGATCCCGAAATTTGAAACAGGGATCGATAAAcccgattttgatttgatttgaccCAGACCAATATTTGGACCATAAGGACCCATACTAGTCCCAAACAACCCAATAGGGGATTTtgctaaaaaaataaagaaaacaaatgaaaataataatttttttttacttatacCATATAGCCCAGTAGTGGTCCCAAACGGCCTAGTAgggttttttccaaaaaagaaagagaaaaaaaaagtgatagtaataatttttttacttggaCTATACGGCCCAATAaggtttttttccaaaaaagagggaaaaaaaaagaaataaaaataaaaaaaaatggttttcttaAGTAAAAAGTCCTTTTTTGGAACAAGTCCGTCCACATAAATAAGGTATTTTTGGTGCATTTAAAACgtgataaaattattttttggaagattAACACTTACGGACCCGTGAGGGTTTGATTGCCAACCCGTAGATTTGTTTTGGAGAACCGTATGGGGAAGGGGTTGACACCTATAAATAGGGTCTTCTTCTCCCACATTAAACACACCAGAAAAGATCCAAGGCATGgccaaggaagaaaaaaaaaagagaaaagagagagaagaaagaaggaagtaGGAGAAgtggggtgaagaaattccaCCACCCTCGAGGAGTGTGCCAAAGCTCGAAGAGCTACTAAAGGCCTATTCCCCAAAGGAGAGGAGCAAGTAGCCAAGGTCAGTCCTGTCTGAGCCAGGGATCCTCACTAGAGCCACCGAAGCATTAGCTATATCTTCTAACAAAGTAGTCATAATGTAGACCCTTCATTAAAATAGCATGTATAGTATTATAAATTAATATTTAGTCATGCATGCAGTTTAGGACATAAGAGAAGGAGAACACTCGAAAACcaacatctaataggaagaaCGGTTCAACcgggtgaagtgggtgcctaacaccttcccaacttcataacctAGCATTTGCCctaatctctagaccaaaccaagtCAATCTTGGGTTTGTCCGAATGGATTAGGCCCACatcctgggtcctaggccctaaacctaagtggtgactccaaatgTTTAATTTTATTCTCAGAAGATACCCGAGGTGGATAGCCCCGTGAAATAAGCCCCCCATGCATCTTTGGGCAGGACATGGGGGCATGGTGGCCTGCGGGAGAGCCGCAGGCTTGGACCACCCCCTCCACAAGTAGGTCAATGGAACCTCAGTCCTCCTCCTGTTTCACTGTCCCTCAAGAGTACAATCGAAGATTTTTTATTCTGCCTATCTCTGGCTCTGCTCGTCCCTCGATGTCTCTCCCCTACTTTAATCTTGGGCATCATGAAGGGTGAAGGCCTCTTGAATAGAGGGACAACTGAGCGAGAATACAAAAAAAACATAAGATTAGCACAtgaaaaatgaaggaaaggaaagCTACAAGTAGATCACTTGGACTTAAGCCATGTTAAGCAAGAAAACTATCATCTCCCAGCTCAGCGGTGTTGATTACCCAACCCAAGTCCATCTACCCCGGACAATCTGCTCATCCAGAGCTATGAGAGTAGGGCAAGTGTTTAAGGAAGAAATATCTAGCTCGTACCAATTATTGTCGATCGGTAACCCCTCAAACccagagatgaagaagaatcgGGTTTTCTATCCCTCAATTGAGGAATGATTCCCTTCCATAACTTTAACTCCTGAGCGTTGGCTCAAGTGTACCATCCCCGTCCACCACCAAGCAAGTTCAGGTGAAAACAAGCTAGGAGCAAGAAAAGGATGTTGAAAGTTTTAGTCCATCGACAAAGGCACAAAACCCCAGCAAATTACGCCAACCGTTCTACTAAAGCTGAGAGGGGCTAACGCCGTAGTATGCAAAGACCTCCCCAATGAGTGGATGGATGGGAAAACATAGTCCAACCCTGAAAAACTCCTTATACAAACATAACTCATACGCTAGCAGTGTGCAAGAAAACTTGCTCTCCAACGAATCCCATAGAATCACTGAGTCGGGTATGTGATAGCAGGATTGAACCCTGACAAGGTCCTCTTTCCTCAGACAACTGCGATGCTTCAAGGCTTCAAACCCCGAACTCATGGAAGCAAAAACCAAGCCGCTACCTTTCTAAAAGCCAAAAACAACAGAGTAAGGACCTGCCTCTATAGACACCCTAGCCAAAGCCGATATGGCATCAGAATCAACATTACTCCCCGAAGGAGTACCCAGCAAAGTTGGGACAGAAGACGCAACGGGTTGCCTGCCTTATCTATAGTAGAGACTACCAGACTTTCAGCTTCTAGCCCTTGGTTAGAAGCCACAGGCTgcaatggcaaaaaaaaaataaaaattaaagaatataAAGAAAGCAAGAAATAAACTTACTAGGAGGCAAGTGAACCCTCGATGAAGGAAGAGAGCATGGCAACAACCATAGCGGTCCTGGAGAATAAGAGCCCCAAAAATCATGGAGAagcaagagagaaaaatgatgaagcagtGAATTCTTGGAAGGCCAAtgaagaagagatggagaagacgaATAGTGAAAACCTTAAAAAGACATTTCTTGCGCTCCTAGAAAGTGTGGGCATTTAATGTTGAACCGACGAAAATACACCTATCATAAGAAGAGGTGTGAACCAACCCAACAGGGCACATCAATTCATTCCCCAAATGCTAGTCTAGCAGCAAGAATACTGATGTGGCAACTCTCTATTCATCAATGTGTCGAAGAGGCATCTCTTCAATCATAAAAAGCTATCAATGTTTCAGTATCACCCCCGGAAAATCTGGTGCATTAATTGGTAAATAAGGCACCAGTTCGGAAGGCGAAGGGTTGAGCCATTGAAGTGGTTAACTTCCTCACTAGCCATGGCACTCAGCCATAACAAAAGGGGACCACCGACTTGGCCACAAGATTCTATGACCTGAAATATCCAACCGCCCTCAAGTTAGCTCAGCAGGAGTGGGAGTCAAACTGTTATGGTAAAAATATGCAACCGGTAAAAACATGCCAGAAGAACCAAATGGGCCGTAGGACCAAGATATACCAGTCCAGCTGAATAGTCTAAGCCCTACGAGGTCATCCACCCAGA includes these proteins:
- the LOC122063655 gene encoding serine carboxypeptidase-like 45 isoform X2 encodes the protein MNFLSSVTIAAIVAVFLQLCTSAEILDSKADKINELPGQPKVSFQQFSGYITVDEKQERALFYYFVEAETEPASKPVVLWLNGGPGCSSVGLGAFSEHGPFRPSGERNQYSWNREANMLYLETPAGVGFSYSTNASYYTMVDDKMTAEDNLMFLRRWFVKFPEYKGRDFFITGESYAGHYVPQLALLIVQFNKKEKLFNLKGIAQYDGKLDVCVQDEAQNYLNRNDVKEALHARLVGVTSWSPCSEVLHYQMLNLEASTIPTLSSLIRSGIRVMVYSGDQDSVIPFIGSRSLVQGLGNELGLNTTVAYRVWISQKQVGGWTEVYGDILSFATIRGASHTAPFSQPERSLVLFNAFLEGKPLPAAF
- the LOC122063655 gene encoding serine carboxypeptidase-like 45 isoform X1, with the translated sequence MNFLSSVTIAAIVAVFLQLCTSAEILDSKADKINELPGQPKVSFQQFSGYITVDEKQERALFYYFVEAETEPASKPVVLWLNGGPGCSSVGLGAFSEHGPFRPSGERNQYSWNREANMLYLETPAGVGFSYSTNASYYTMVDDKMTAEDNLMFLRRWFVKFPEYKGRDFFITGESYAGHYVPQLALLIVQFNKKEKLFNLKGIALGNPLLEYVTDFNSEDLFSWSHGLISDSTYVALTTVCNSSRLASESFRGIVSLDCEAVASQANRETSRYIDSYDVTLDVCLSSLQSQSKALTRPQYDGKLDVCVQDEAQNYLNRNDVKEALHARLVGVTSWSPCSEVLHYQMLNLEASTIPTLSSLIRSGIRVMVYSGDQDSVIPFIGSRSLVQGLGNELGLNTTVAYRVWISQKQVGGWTEVYGDILSFATIRGASHTAPFSQPERSLVLFNAFLEGKPLPAAF